Genomic DNA from Candidatus Nitrosopumilus koreensis AR1:
TAGGTGCAGAAATTCAATTTAACATAGGACACACCATTAACACAGAGACATATGAAAAAAACTTGATTCTCATCGATGCATACGATGATGTAGAGTTTGACAGTGTTGCAAAAAAATGTACCGACATATTGAAAGGAAAAACAATTTCGCTGGTTACAGATAGCCAACATCTACATCAAGTAGACAAAGTTGAAAAAATTTTGACAGAAAATGGAATTACAGTTAAGATTGGAAAAGGCAAAGGTCAGTTAAATGACGGACAGGTATTTGGTTGTGAGTTTTATCCTGCAACAGATCTCAAAAAAGAAGTTGATGCATATGTTTTCCTAGGACAAAGTAATTTTCATGCATCTGGAATCGCCTTGTCTACTAACTTACCAACGTATGTTCTAGATCCTTACTTTAATGAAGTAAGAGAAGTTACAGACTTTGCACAGAAGTTAAAAAAGAAAGCAACTCTTGCAATTTACAAAGCAGCTGAAGCAAAAACATTTGGAGTGATAGTGGGGCTAAAAGAAGGCCAACTATCAAAGGTATTTGCATTAAAAATTAAAGAAGAACTAGAAGCAGAAGGAAAAGAAGTCCAACTATTTGCACTTACAGATATCACAAATGACAGGTTAAGAAATCTAAAAGGAATTGATGCCTTTATTCAGGTAGCATGCCCACGTATTTCTACAGACAATCAATTTGACAAGCCGGTTTTATCTTCACCACAGGCAAATGCACTTTTAAAAATCCTGAGAAACGAAAGTATTGAAGGATATCTAGAAATTCCACATTGGTTATGACACTAGTTTCTGAAATCTAGAATCATTAGAAACGTTTTCAAATGATTTTGATTTTTTTGCTTTGATTTTGTATTGAACTCCTTGGGAGATTGCCTTTTCAAGTAAGATTAGTGAATCGTTAGTTTTAGAAAGCATTGCAAGATTACATGATTTATCAAATAAAACATCACCATTATCAGGATAGTCTTTTAAGATTTCATCACAACATGAAATGGAATCAGCATACTTACCCAGAGAAAACAGTATTCTTTCTTTGTGATACAATGCAATATTGTATTTTGGATTATGCTCCAAAATTTTATCACATAATGACAGGCCTTCAGTAAATTTGCCTTGTTTTCTAAAAGAGGAGATTTTGTTTACCAATACAGAAAGATCATCAGGGTGATTCTCAAGTGCAACATCATAACATTTCATGGCATTATCAAAATCTTTTAGTTTACTTAGGGCATATCCTTTATTGTTAAGAGAACTAAGATGTTTTGGGTTTTCATCTAGAATTTGATCATAATACGATATTGCCTCTTTGAACCTACCTTGTAAAAATAACCTGTTTCCTTCATCTAAGATAGAATTTGTTTTAGGATCATCCATCAAAAATCAGCTTGGTTTCATTATGATTTTTCCAAAAAGTCCTTTGCCTTTTAGCATTTTAGTATGAGCTTCAGCTGCTCTTTCAAGTGGAAAAACAGAATCAATAATAGATTTTATTTTTCCTTGAGACATCCAATAAAATCCCTGTTCAAGCTCAGCTCTTGTGCCTTGTGTTGAGCCTAAAATGTTGATACCTTTAAAGAAAATATGTCGCAGATCAGTTTTAGCATC
This window encodes:
- the dph2 gene encoding diphthamide biosynthesis enzyme Dph2, with protein sequence MIVIDERRIFQEIEEKNPASVSLNGPDGILPQVQETAKNITKKFGIPAYVLADTTWGTCDLNSNGSKVLGAEIQFNIGHTINTETYEKNLILIDAYDDVEFDSVAKKCTDILKGKTISLVTDSQHLHQVDKVEKILTENGITVKIGKGKGQLNDGQVFGCEFYPATDLKKEVDAYVFLGQSNFHASGIALSTNLPTYVLDPYFNEVREVTDFAQKLKKKATLAIYKAAEAKTFGVIVGLKEGQLSKVFALKIKEELEAEGKEVQLFALTDITNDRLRNLKGIDAFIQVACPRISTDNQFDKPVLSSPQANALLKILRNESIEGYLEIPHWL
- a CDS encoding tetratricopeptide repeat protein; this encodes MDDPKTNSILDEGNRLFLQGRFKEAISYYDQILDENPKHLSSLNNKGYALSKLKDFDNAMKCYDVALENHPDDLSVLVNKISSFRKQGKFTEGLSLCDKILEHNPKYNIALYHKERILFSLGKYADSISCCDEILKDYPDNGDVLFDKSCNLAMLSKTNDSLILLEKAISQGVQYKIKAKKSKSFENVSNDSRFQKLVS